The window TGCCCTTGTGGAATCCGATGAAAAAGGAAGATATCAGATCAGCGGGCCAATGATAAGGGCACGTTACGGACATTCTGTTAACATTGAACTTGACTATGAGGAATGCGATACTCCATACGTGTACTACGGGGCAAGCCCGGAGGAAGTCGATGTCCTGCTCGAAAACGGAATTTTCCCTCTCAAACAACGCTATGTCCATCTCAGTACTTCATATGAAAAGGCAGCTGAAGTTGCCCTGATCCATACTGACAGTCCTGTGATCCTGCAGGTTGACGCCTTTAGAGCTCAGGAAGACGGAATTTCTCTAAAGCTTGCAACGGATTACATCGTACTTGCGGAAAAAATACCTCCTGAGTACCTGTTTGTACTCGAGGAATAATTTCCCCTTACTGTTTTTTCTTACTGTTTTTTCTCGCTGTCTTTTTCTTACTATCTTTTTTCTTATTCTATTTTTTCTCGCTGTCTTTTTCTTACTATCTTTTTTCTTATTCTATTTTTTCTCCTTTTTTTCTTATTCTATTTTTTCTTGTTTTATTTTATCTCCTTTACTCAGTCTACTGATACTTCAAAAAGTCCCTCTTTTTCCTCTATTCTGAATTTCACACCCAGAAATTGTTCTGTGACCCAGATGTTTGTTGCCGCATGTAGAGTTATTTCACGGACCATGTAAGAACTGTTTCCTGCAAGTGCCATATACGGGATCAGTTGGTCTGCCAGATGCACATCTACAGAGGCTTCTGTTCTGAGTTCCGAAATGATTTCTTCTGCAGCGCGCCTGCCCACCTTTTCAGCAGGCAGTCCTCTTTCTCCGAGGGCACTTCCCCCGCAATAACCGGACCAGATGGTGATCCCGCTTCCTGTGGAAAGCAATTCGCAGGACTGGACATTGATCCGTGAACCGTATCCGGCTTCAAGAAGTATGGATTCGGCAGCTTCAGCCTGGCGGGCTGGCACATGTGCCGGAAGATTCGATGCATGTGAAACTCCCATGACTTCTTTCCCCTGGTTCAGGTCCCTCCCTCCTTTCCGGATATCCTCTTCGATTGGGTTTTCTCCACCTCGTTTGTTTTCTTCTTCCTTCCGGAAATGAAAACCACGAAGCTTACAGGGTTCAAAAACAGCTGAGACCTCTCCTCCTCCTCTGGGATAGTAACCGCGTTTTTTCAGGGTTACACTTCCCGCATATCCAAGGTGTTTAAGTGCCCTGAAGGTTACATGCTGGAGGTAGTCAATTGTCGGGGACCAGGCAACGTCAGTTCCTCCCTTTATCATTAGTTCGACCTTTTCTTTTGCAAAAGGCAGGGCTGGCATAAGGCTTTGCAGAAGCAGGGTTATGCTTCCTGCGGTCCCGATATCAATCTCATATTTCCCCCCCTTTATTTCCATTGGAGAAAAAAATAACTCTGTAGAACCTGGAAAAAGCCCTGAGGTCCGTGCTCTGCAGATACTGGCTGCAGTTTCCAGAGCTTTCAAATGCTGTTGTTTCAGGCCGGGATTCGGTCTGTTTTTCCTTATGTTCGTAACCTTTACTTCTTTCCCGGTAACTGCAGAAAGAGCAACAGCTGTCCTGATTACCTGTCCTCCTCCTTCCCCATATGAACCGTCAATTTCTATCATTTCCCTCTCCCTTTATTTTACTCCGTTTTTTTCGTCCTGCTATTTGATCATATCTTTCATCCTATCTCTTATCTGATCATATCTTTCACCCTCTCTCTTATCTAGAACTTCTGGAACCTGTTAATTTGTCATATCTTTCCGCATATTTCTGACTGCGTCTTTTACAGTCGGCATGAGAGGGTCCACAAGCATGGAAACCGGAGGGGCATAGCAGGTTTCAAGGCTAAGAAGGTCTTTAATTGTTGTTTTCTTTTTTATCGCAAGGGAGAGGGCATCGATCCTTTCCTTTATTCCTTCTCCTCCTGCAAGCTGCGCTCCTGCAAGGCAGCCATCTTTAAAATGAAGTTTTATATACAGGTCCTTTCGACCCGGATAGTAGGAAGCCCTCGTGCGCCCGTGGGAAAATCCAGTTACAACTTTTATCCCCCGCCTTTCCGCTTTTTCGGGAGTAAGCCCAACTCCTCCGAATTGCAGGTCTCCAGCAACAGCCACCCAGGGGTCAGCAAGGGGCCCGAAAGTAGAGTATTTGCCTGTAATATTATTTCCGATTACATCTGCCATACGTCTTGCTGTTGTGCCCAGCTGGCTCAGCCTGATTTCTCCGGTTAAAAGGTCAGTAACCTCCGCGCATTCGCCACCTGCGTATATATTGGGGAGAAATTCCCCTCCTGCCTTTACCTGAAGCATTTCATTTACGGCTATTCCTCCTGCCTTTCCAATATCTATCCCTGCTTCTCTGGCAAGGCAGACTTCAGGTTTTACACCGGTTGCCAGGAGCACAAGGTCTGCAGGAAAATGCCTGTCCTTTACGTATACGGTTCTTTCTTTCCAGAAATTTTCAGGTAAAAATAAAGGTTCCCCGGTAATAACTTCCACACCGAGGGTTTCAAGGTGTGCCCTGACAATTGCAGACATATCGGAATCAAACTGGCTGGAGAGCAGGTCTTTACTTCTGGTTATAAGTATAGGCTTAATTCCGCGCTTTTTGAGGGCTGAGGCACATTCGATTCCTATTGTACCCCCACCTACGACACATACTGTTTGGGCGGTTTCAAGGGCTTTTCCAAAGAGTTTGCCGTCAGCAAGGCTCCTGAGCGTAAAGATTCCGTAAGGCAGAATATTTGCCTGGCTTTTGCGATCTATAAAGGGCAGGCTCCCTGTAGCAATCACCAGCTTATCAAAAGGGTAGGCTTCTTTTCCTGTCAGGGCAACCTGTCCGGTCAGGTTTATTGACCTTACTTTCTCGTTCAGTCTCACATCTATGTTGTTTTCCCTGAAAAAATCCGGGGTTTTTATAATCAGTTTTTCAAAACTTTCAATTTCCCTACCAAGAACAAAAGGAATTCCACAGTGACTGTAAGCGGTGTGGGAGTCACATGAAAGCACGGTTATTTTAAAGCCACTCTGCCTTCTAATCTTGGTAGCAGCTGCCATCCCACAGGCTCCCCCTCCTATAATAACCACCCTTGTAAGGTTTTTCTCTGCCCGGGCATGTGCGGAGACTTTCCCGGAAACCTCTTCTTGAACTTCACCTGCGGCCCTAATGACTTTACCTGTAGCACCTGTTACGCCGAAATCGCTTCCCATGCTTTTTATAATGGTGTTTTGCGCTTATTATAGGTTTTTAAAAAGAAAAGAGCCTTCAGCCCCCGGAGAGAGTTCAGATGATCTGGAAAGACTTTCAATGTCCTGTACATTAAGTTTAATCGAATTGGGTGAAGCAAGTAAATGATCCTTTTATGCTCAAAGTTGTTTAAATTAACTCACCCCTTCCTGAAAATGAATTTTATTTTGAATCTCTTTTTTTAAAGGAAATTTCTCTGTTCTGAATATATCCATTTGAAGATGTTTTCCAGAAGACAAAAGAGAAGGATAACGGTTTTCAAAAGAGAAGGATAACGGTTTTAATGGGGGGGTGAACGAGCGAGTTGGGAGTGGGGGGGTTAATACATAAAACAGTGTATTTGTCTCGCTCGTTCAAATTTTTAGACGTTCTTTGTTTTATATATACTTTTCTAAATTTTTCTAATTCGTGATTCTTTCAGGATTTTGAGAATCTGTCAGAAGGTCTCTATCCTTAAATTTATCGATAATGGATTAAAATAATTCGGGTTTAACGAACCTTTTAAATAACCACAAAGTTCTTAAAGCCTGCAGGCATTAGAAATATGAATTTAGGACATTTGACGTACAGGATTCCTGTTTCGCCTAAGTTGCTTTAAGGCGGGTGGGAGCTGTTTTGTCAGGTCATATCATAAATTAATAACTTTATCCATTCATCACTGCTGGATTCGTAAAGAATTTCACGTAACTAAACGTATGCAAACTTAATAGAAATTTCAGATTATACATGTTACCAATTCAGGGCTAATATATTCAGTCCAAAATAAACTTTATACATATATCACCCATGAAGCAAAAGTCAAACAGTGCTTTCAATAAACCTGATGCATTTCATTCACTGCTTTACCACTTATCGTTTAGGGATACTTGTTTAATAAAAAAGGCGTCTGGCACACTCTAGTTGCTCACGCCTCAGGTTTATCCCATCTCTGGGAATATCTCTGGAAGTCTTCAGTTATCAGGCATATTGAATGGTAAACACATTATTTGACTTGGGGATCTGAGAGTTATTTCAGACCCATCGATAAGTTTATGTTAGGGCAAAAATTTTCGAGCAGGTACAGAAAGTCACCGTGGATATTTTGGGGGCATACTGTTATACTTTGGTCGAAAATCAGGACAGCTCTATCTTTGAGAGCTTTAAAACCAGGCTGGTGCTTATCTGGCGATTTGCCTTGCAGGTAGGATTTCATCAAGCAACAGTCAGGAAGTATTCCGCCGGTTTAATTATCCTGGCATAAGCGCAACGGGCAGTTACAGGCAGGTTCGGAACTCCTCTTTCCGGTTCATAGCAATCTTTAATTATGAAATCTGTCTTTTCAAGGGTGCATTATCTCTGATCTGGTTTAAATCTGATTTTACTACTATTTTTGCATTTTCTGGCCCTTATGGTTTCCAGAACGTTTCCAGGATATAGAGGATAGGTGTGTACTACCAGAAAGTACTATGAGCCCGCATCCGGAAAAAAGAATTATACACAGGAATTGTTCGGTTGTATAAGGACTATTTCCCGTCGATTAATTCGAAAAATCACCCACATAAAAAATATTCAGAATCCATAGTTCATGATAAATCGTTATATTAATTAAAGGAGAATTCACATGCAAAATACTGATACCACAAAATACATTATTCATTCTAAAATTAATGCTGATGGGGTAATTGAGCGTCCTGATATAGTAGGCGCAATTTTTGGTCAGACTGAAGGGCTGCTTGGAGCTGATCTTGATCTGCGTGACCTGCAGAAGACAGGAAGGATTGGCAGGATTGAGGTAATGGTTACCGCCAAAGGAGGAAAAACCAAAGGGAATATCTTTGTTCCTTCGAGCCTTGATAAAGTAGAGACCTCGATTCTTGCAGCATCTCTGGAAACCATTGACAGGGTAGGTCCTTGCAGTGCCAAGATTGAGGTTTTCCAGGTAGAAGATGTAAGGGCTGTAAAGCGCAAAAAAATTATTGAAAGGGCAAAACTCATCTTCACGAAAATGTTCGATGAAACTGTGCCTGAATCTCAGGAACTTGCTGACGAAGTCCGGCAGGCCGTAAGGGTTGACGAAATGACTTATTATGGCAAGTCAAGGATACCCTGTGGGCCGAACGTGCTCAACTCGGATGCTATCATTATTGTTGAAGGCAGGGCTGACATCCTGACCCTGCTTCGCTATGGTATAAAGAACACCATCTGCGTGGGCGGAACTAACATTCCACCTGAAGTCGCTGAACTTACTAAAAAGAAAACCGTAACTGCTTTTACGGACGGAGACCGGGGCGGGGAACTCATTATACGTGAACTCCTGCAGGTGGCAGATATTGACTATGTTGCCCGTGCTCCAGATGGCAAGGGTGTGGAAGACCTTGTCCAGAAAGAAATAATCAGATCTTTGCGCCGAAAAGTTCCAGTGGAACAGATTATTGAGAAATACGGAATTCAGGAAAAAGAAACTGAAGATGGTGCCTGCAGGCTTGAACACATTTCCAAGAGAAAGGTCAGAGCACCGGAAGTTGCTCCCAGAATTGCGGAAAAAAAGTTACACAAACGTGTGAAAGTTCACAGGGTATCTCCAAAAACAGACGCTTACGAAGAGGAATCCTCTGAAGAAATGGATGAGATGGGTCCTGAAAAAACTTCAGAAAAAGTTCCAGAAAGGTCCTCTGAAAAAACTCCTGTAACGGCAGAAAGAGTTGAGGTAAGACAGGTCGGCTCAAAGCCCGCAGTTATGGCTAGAGCTGTTTCATTCACAAGGGTTCCCAGAGGAAAGTCTTCAGTTGAGAAGGTTGCAGTTGAGAAGGTTTCAGCTGTGAAAGTTCCTGGTGGA is drawn from Methanosarcina lacustris Z-7289 and contains these coding sequences:
- a CDS encoding RNA 2'-phosphotransferase, yielding MIRKCTEHGYFRGDSCQQCKHPGRYVLDDGREEKLGRFVSGTLRHFPASAGVQMDKCGWVDLNSFCDIMNKRYNWMRKEYLYALVESDEKGRYQISGPMIRARYGHSVNIELDYEECDTPYVYYGASPEEVDVLLENGIFPLKQRYVHLSTSYEKAAEVALIHTDSPVILQVDAFRAQEDGISLKLATDYIVLAEKIPPEYLFVLEE
- the rtcA gene encoding RNA 3'-terminal phosphate cyclase; this encodes MIEIDGSYGEGGGQVIRTAVALSAVTGKEVKVTNIRKNRPNPGLKQQHLKALETAASICRARTSGLFPGSTELFFSPMEIKGGKYEIDIGTAGSITLLLQSLMPALPFAKEKVELMIKGGTDVAWSPTIDYLQHVTFRALKHLGYAGSVTLKKRGYYPRGGGEVSAVFEPCKLRGFHFRKEEENKRGGENPIEEDIRKGGRDLNQGKEVMGVSHASNLPAHVPARQAEAAESILLEAGYGSRINVQSCELLSTGSGITIWSGYCGGSALGERGLPAEKVGRRAAEEIISELRTEASVDVHLADQLIPYMALAGNSSYMVREITLHAATNIWVTEQFLGVKFRIEEKEGLFEVSVD
- a CDS encoding NAD(P)/FAD-dependent oxidoreductase, which encodes MGSDFGVTGATGKVIRAAGEVQEEVSGKVSAHARAEKNLTRVVIIGGGACGMAAATKIRRQSGFKITVLSCDSHTAYSHCGIPFVLGREIESFEKLIIKTPDFFRENNIDVRLNEKVRSINLTGQVALTGKEAYPFDKLVIATGSLPFIDRKSQANILPYGIFTLRSLADGKLFGKALETAQTVCVVGGGTIGIECASALKKRGIKPILITRSKDLLSSQFDSDMSAIVRAHLETLGVEVITGEPLFLPENFWKERTVYVKDRHFPADLVLLATGVKPEVCLAREAGIDIGKAGGIAVNEMLQVKAGGEFLPNIYAGGECAEVTDLLTGEIRLSQLGTTARRMADVIGNNITGKYSTFGPLADPWVAVAGDLQFGGVGLTPEKAERRGIKVVTGFSHGRTRASYYPGRKDLYIKLHFKDGCLAGAQLAGGEGIKERIDALSLAIKKKTTIKDLLSLETCYAPPVSMLVDPLMPTVKDAVRNMRKDMTN
- the dnaG gene encoding DNA primase DnaG, which gives rise to MQNTDTTKYIIHSKINADGVIERPDIVGAIFGQTEGLLGADLDLRDLQKTGRIGRIEVMVTAKGGKTKGNIFVPSSLDKVETSILAASLETIDRVGPCSAKIEVFQVEDVRAVKRKKIIERAKLIFTKMFDETVPESQELADEVRQAVRVDEMTYYGKSRIPCGPNVLNSDAIIIVEGRADILTLLRYGIKNTICVGGTNIPPEVAELTKKKTVTAFTDGDRGGELIIRELLQVADIDYVARAPDGKGVEDLVQKEIIRSLRRKVPVEQIIEKYGIQEKETEDGACRLEHISKRKVRAPEVAPRIAEKKLHKRVKVHRVSPKTDAYEEESSEEMDEMGPEKTSEKVPERSSEKTPVTAERVEVRQVGSKPAVMARAVSFTRVPRGKSSVEKVAVEKVSAVKVPGGEAVRVSPAPARQAPAPISPEAVRFRPHVDALKGTLTARILDSEDRVIEEIAVRDLASRLKTYTDNVKSVIFDGVITQRLVDIASSNAIKNLIGVKIGNLAKVPADMEVLTSSML